Part of the Gracilinanus agilis isolate LMUSP501 unplaced genomic scaffold, AgileGrace unplaced_scaffold18860, whole genome shotgun sequence genome is shown below.
GCCCTCCACTCTGTGCATATCTCTCTTTGGGTTCTCCCTTGGCAATTTCTTTTATTCCATTGGTCTGAGCCTGTTGGTGGTCCATGGAGTCTCTGTCATCTACATGTGGCTCCTCTTCTGAGCTCTAGTCTACATCATTGACTGCTTGACATTTCCCTGGAGTTGTCCCACTGCCAGTGACAACTCAACATGTCTCAAATAGAACTCATCCTTCCCTATCCTTGCATACTAACTCGGTCCCCCCATCCCTTTGTTCCTTAGTCCCTTCGTCCTCTTGACTTCTTCCCCCATCCCAATCAGCCCTCTTTTTATCCTCAGCTCtgcttttttgttttcatctttgccaAAGGCCTTATAGACGCAATTTTCTGAGCCATTAAGCTCAACACTTTGGAATTATCTCCcattcctcctttttcctcatctcccCTAACAGTTACTAAATTTTGTCAACCCATCTACCCGAATTTCTCTCGTCTGTCCTATCTTTTTCAGAATTGCCCCTCCCCAACCAGATTTTGGCATTAGTCTCATAATTTTTCTCTCTACCCATAATCTGCCCACCTTTACTCCATCCAATATACCTCCGCCAAAGTAATGGTCTTACTGAAGCACCTCGGAACTGGACAAATTTCAGATTCCTGAGCCTCGCATTCAAGACTTTCTACAATCTGAACCCAACCTGGCATACCAGCCTTTGCTTTCATTACCACCTTGTGCAATCTCCTGCTCCATGATATGCTTGCCATTTCTGGAATACCCCTTACacattcctccttcctgtctttgCTCATGCATTCCCTTGCTTGGAtaccctcccttttcctttcttcagacCCCCGCCCTACTCACTCTTCAAGGCCCAACACAGATCCCACATCATTTCTGATAAAGCTCTCCCTGACTCTCTGACCATCCCAACTCACAGCGATTTCTCCCTCCCGAGTTCTGtcacaatttcttttattttttatttttttattttgaatattttcccatagttacatgtttcacattctttccctctcccccaacctcccctaaccccccttagctgccacacaattccactgggttttacatgtgtcattgattaagacctaattccttGTTATTGATAGTTGTCTGTCACAGTTTCTAATGGACACTTTCTATATTGTTATcttgctatttatttcttttcttccttctatccaACTCAGTCATGGGTTTCCAGAGAGCAGAGACTATGGTTTTTAAATCATCTTTACCACCTAGCACATGAATGGTAGGATGGCAAAGTAGAGTGATGGCCCTGGATTGCatgtcctacctctgacacttattattaGCCTTGTAACTTTGGAcatatctcctttttttaaatctttatttaaaaaaacttttttaggccctaatatctttttttatatatatccttttatattaattttatttgttacagggctaggcaatgttaagtgacttgcccagggtcacacagctgggaaatgtctgaggccggatttgaacctaggacctcccgtctctaggcctgactctcaatccactgagctacccagctgccccctttactttattttaataacaaatctccacttaaattttctgaagttatatgatccatattgtctctttccctccttccctcccccccttccagagcttgttcagtctgggttatatatgtattttcacgaaaaacatatttccatattattcatttttgtgagtaatcttataaaatcaaaaccccacaCCATGTACCCAAATCAtacattttcatttgtatttatactcccacagttctttctgtggaggtggctagcattctttttcataagtccctcagaattgtcctgaatcactgtattgttgttagtagcaaagcctatcacatttgattgtcccacagtatttcagtttctgcttatttcactctgcatccgttcacttagatttttccagcttcttcataaatcattctgttcatcattccttacagcatcatagtattccatcaccatcctataccccagtttgttcagccattccccagttgagagacagacagacatccctttagtttccagttctttgccaccacaaaaaacagctctaaatatttttctacaaacagTTCCTTTCCCACATTTTCTTaactctttgagatacagacctagtcgTGGTATTACTGGATCCAGAGGTGTACCTTCTTTTCTAGCTATTGGGCACACCTCCTTGAGCAACCTCTAAGACTTATCTGCCTTAATGAACAAGCTCCTGCTCCAGTAAAATCTAAGTCCTTGACACGTGGACCACCTTTATAAAGGTTTTGTCTCTGTTTAGGTCCTTGGTGTCCATTTAGTGGCATTGTGGGTCTAATACCAAGACTTGGGCTGGGGAATCAGGAGTCTCGGGCTCTAGTCCAGCCTTACTACTAACTACAGTTGTCCTGTGGTCTTCCATAAACTCCTTAACTTTTCTTTGCTCCAGTGACTGTCCATTGGGAATAATAACATTGGCTGATGTATATCcaaccagcaagcatttatcatATAGCATATAGAGTATATATCGTAATAGCATATATGTTGTTGTTATATgaatttaataagtgcttgatgACTGACTGGATATTTGTTAGGCACTTTGCTGGATACTGGGGATTCAGAGgcaagaagcttacatttgatTGGGAGAGCCATCAAATacccatataaatatatttagaataaatgCAAATGGAATACAAATTAGTTTAGGGAGGAAGGATACTAGCACAGGCAGGTGGTATGGGGGGAAGATTGCTATAAAAGGTAgagatgagtcttgaaggaagtaaaGGATTCTCAAacagaggggaagaaggagaacatttcaggcttTAAGGTTTGCGAAGGGGTCTATTATACACAATGTCTTTAaacatctatatatgtgtgtgtatatatatatatgtatatatatattttgcactAAATATAGAGATAGTACATAATGAAAAAGTATATTAAAGTAGAATATATTTATGTCTATACATGCACACACTTTACATTCATCAGATATTTGTTaatactttcctttttatctcataAGGGATAAGTAGCCAACTTTATAAAGTGAAAACCATTATACTAGACGGTGTTTAATTATATGCAGTGTAGGATTAAAGGAGTGCATCTACCCAAGGAGCCCAATCCTTTGGCCATTAATGCTCTCCAAGACGTTTCAGGATTATGCTTCTCTTACCGTACTTATTTCCTATCTTTTAATCATTCCTATCCATTCaactgtctctgtgtctttcctTCAACCCTATCCCCATTATCTCTCTAGACTCACTTTGTGTTCTGTGTTCGCTGACTCCATCCAAGGCTCCTTACAGACTCCAGGCTCTCCGTTTCCTTGGATATACAGCCTGTATACCTGGGTAGTATGCTAACTCCTCCACTTCCCTTTTGTTCCTTCTCTCATCTCCAGAGAAAGCAAGGAATTAGCTGACTTGGCTCGGATCCATCCCACTGGCTGTGCCACCAATGGCCTCAATCCCAACCTCATGGTGACGGGGGGCCCTGCCCTGACTGGCTCTGGGCGTTGGTCCACCGACCCTGCTTCCCACCTGGCCGCACACCCGTGGTTACCCCGGACTGGTAGCCCTTCTATGTGGTTAGCGGGCCATCCCTATGGTAAGTGCCAAGCTGGGGGATTTGTGGATAAGATGGGGGTGGGATTGGCCTGGGCCTATTGAGCTAGCCTGGCAGAGAACCATTTGCTTACTTGCCAAGTGTGACTAATGACTTGGTCCAGGCAAGTCGGAAAAAAGTATGTTCAAGTAACAGATATGACTTACCTTGGCAAAGGAtttgattaataaaaaaattaaagggtgGCAAATATTTAGTACGGAGAGTCAGCTCTTAATTGTCTGGGAATGAGTTATTTGCTTTGGATTAATCATGGCCTCATCCTCTCCACCACTTTCCCAGTATTAGGGCACTAGAGGGTGTGTGTGGGTTTAAGTATCTTTACTTGGGTGCCTATTTGGGGTGGTGGCTGAGACCCCTGATTGGGCATCTCTGAATATCTTTAGAATTTTAAGTCTATCTGTGTTTTGAGGATTAGCCGCTTCTCTGTTCCCTTCCATCTGCACAGATAGCCAAAAAGCTTATGAAATAACATACAAGGAAATATAAAGATTAGCCACTGGGTCACCACTTACTCAGCCTGATTACtggttctttatttttattttaaaaatatttttccacttttacatgattctttttctttcttcccctctcccaaagccaataagcaattctactagattgtacaaatgttatcactcagtacctatttccatagtattcatttttgtgacagagaaatcttttaaagccaaaactccaaatcatatacccatatgtaGGAGTGACAAGTCATGTgtcttgcttttgcttttctactcccagagttctttctctccatgtggatagcattcttttctcaTACGTCCTTCTTTACTGGTTCTTTAATCAAAGGGGGGCAGCACTTCCCATTTAAAGGGAAAGTCTTTGAATCCCAACCTGAAGTCCACTAACAGAAGGCCACCGCTTCCTCTCCTTCTGGGCCTCCTAGCCTGGCATCGGAGGGTTCTCGGAGCGTCTGAGCTGTTTCCAGGGCCTGACAGGCTGTGTGGGCCGTTGGGGTGACCTCAACTGAGCTAATGGGAATCTTCATGTTGTTTTTTCTCCTAGGCTTAGGCCACCCTTCCCTGCACCAGGGCATGACTCCGGCTTTCCCTCCTGGGATGGGGGGTTCTATTCCTTCTTCCGCTTATCAGTTTGCCAGAGACCCCCAGTCGGGACAGCTGGTCGTGATCCCCAGTGAACACTTGCCCCATTTTGGTAAGTAAGGCCCCTGGGGATGGAGCAAGCCCGTGGGGGCCCGTGGTAGAGACGGGATTGCAGCTTTACCTACCCTGGGCCAttccctagagacgggaggtcctgggtctaaatccgacacttcctagctgggtgaccctgaacaagtcacttcatccccatggccgagcccttaccgctcttctgccttggaaccaatgcacagtattgactctaagatggaaggtgagggttagaaaagaaaagaaaagaaaagaaaagaaaagaacgtGGATTGAGGAGACCAGATACCTGGATTCTAGTTATAGCTTTACCACTAGTGAAATGACTGTGTACTTGGGAGCAAGTTCCTTTTCTGTTTCCCTGGCTGTCAGATAAGGATATTAAGACCCCATCTTGACTCCTTCAAAATCTAAAATCAATTAGAATTAGAGCTGTGAATTGACCTactcattctggaaaacaagggCTTCATGAGGAAAAGGGACTAAACTATTCCCCTGGTATCATGGACTCTAAAGCAGTCCTAGGTAGAAAGGAGTCATTTAGAACAGAGCATTAATATTCCTATTCAGGGGGCCTTTTGTGTGGTggtaaaaagaactggaaaaaacccaaaactgaaaaaaaaaaagtgggtgtCCATTTGTTGGGGGATGGATAAATGAATATGCAAAAGCTATGTCAGGATATTTTTGTGGCATAAAGACAGataggaagaattcagagaaatgtaggaagaccCAAATGAACGAATGCAGAGCAAAGTGAGCATAACAAGAAAACCCACATACACAATGACTCTAACAGTGGGGAAAAcattcaaacaaacaaaccaaaaaaccaagtgccttggggaaaaaagaaagatagtaatATGATTGGAGATAATCTCATACATATTTATAGAATCATAATTTAGATCAGGATTCCCCACATTAAAATGGGACACTTCGGAGTTTTGGTAGAGCTTATTCGTGCTGGTACTGGCTCCCAGAGAGTAAGAACACGGAATAAAACTGGATCGAGGATGATCTTactctttgtatttttatccctag
Proteins encoded:
- the LOC123254272 gene encoding trinucleotide repeat-containing gene 18 protein-like; translation: ESKELADLARIHPTGCATNGLNPNLMVTGGPALTGSGRWSTDPASHLAAHPWLPRTGSPSMWLAGHPYGLGHPSLHQGMTPAFPPGMGGSIPSSAYQFARDPQSGQLVVIPSEHLPHFGK